The DNA window CCTTAACCCTCAGCTGCTCGCTACCGCAGGGACTGGAAGTCCAGCCCGCGACCCGCAGGGGTTATGGGACAGAAGGAGAAAGCTggagaggcaggggctggggaatGGAAGTCCTGAATACCCGAACGAGAAGGGAGAGAGGTGGGTAGGAAGGGAGGAGTTCGAGCCTAAGGAGTTAAGCATCCTCTCTCCGCCCTGGCTGGTCACGCTGCCCCTAGCGCGACCTAGTATAAACCAGACCGAGTCCCGAAGGACTGGGAGAGGTCTAAAACGAAATGCGAGGGGCGGGGTAACAGGGGGCGTGGTTCCGGGGCGCTGGCACTACTCCCGGCTCCAGGACCCGGTTCCCCGTCTATGTCCCAAAGTCCACCCCGCCTAGCTCCGCGCCCAAATACCGGCTCCCCATACTCTCTGTCTGGTGCAGGCATGGGCCCGGCACCCCCAAACTCCGGCCCCCACACGGTTCAGGGCCCCCCACGCAAGACTCACCTCCAGCGGCCACCCCCACTCCTGTCGCGCTGTGATCTCGGCTGGGGCCCCACCCCCCGAGGACAGAGTTGGTGGAGAAGGGAGTCCCCGTCTTCAAGCCTCGGGGACTGGGAGCTCTGGCTTTTAGCGCGGGTCCTTGTGTAGGCGAGCTCATATACTACGATGGGGCAGGGGCGCGACGGTCTGGCGGCTCCGGGGCATTGTCTAAGCGGGACGGGGCGGGGCTTCTTCGGGCCACGCCCATTCCGCCCTGCTAAGCCTCGCCCATTACATCCAGACTGCGCCCCCCTTGCCAGAAATCGGCACCGCCCAGCGAGCGCTGCCCAGGCCCACCCAGATCTGGCCGGCCCTGGCGACGGGGCTGCAAACGCTTCGTAGACCTCAGAACAGCGCAACGGCGGACCGGCGGACCGGCACGAAACATAGCAGCCCCACCACAAACATTTCCCTTCTTAATTCCTGGCTTCTGCCCTGAGCTCAAGATCACTGACCCACCCCTCATTCCATGTCGCCCACACTTTAAATCCCCATTGCGTAAAAACACTtgatttttattctgtattttattactGAAATATGTTGTCCTACTCATCCCACCCCACAATAAAAATCTGACCCAGGCCCCCCATTTCTTTCCCTCATCCCCTCTTCCACCACACCATCCCGGAACAAGTGCTCCAGGATTCCCTGCCCACTGGCCATTTTGGAGTGTGTCCATTGGGTAGCAATGTGGAAACCACCAGGGCCTTTGTGGAGAAAATGGAGGGGGTTGAGGGAGTCCCAGGAGGGGCTTATTTGAGGGCCTTTGCCACTTGCTCATAGGCGAGCTCGATCTCCTCATCATCTGGACAGGTGGAAGCGAATTCTTCCCGGGCGTAGGCATTGCTCAAGTACCGATGCACTCCCCGGAAGGCCTCGGGGATGGTGAATCCCCGGTACTTCTTACACACCACCTgaggatggggagaggagagggaccAACATGTTAGACCCAGGGAAGCCACCTTGGCTTTCCCTTCTCCCCAGGCCGACATGATAAAACCAGCTCAACTCCTCACTGTCTTGTACTGTCGTTAGCCTTCCTTCTCACTTACTGAAATCCTGGCTTTTAATAACCAGCcatttttcctgagtttttaaaacttgagatataatttacttaTAAAATTCTCCTCTTGAATTTCCACAGTGACTTTTTCCCCCTATACCACTTCAGGCACTGACACAGGTGACTTTTGTCTCTATATTTttcatcagacttttttttttttgagatggagtcttgctgtcacccaggctggagtgcaatggcgcgatcttggctcactgcaacctccgcctcccgggttcaagtgattctcctgcctcagcctcccaaatagctgtgattacaggtgcccaccaccatgtgcggctaatttttgtaattttagtagagatggggtttcaccatgttggccaggctggtctcgaactcctaacctcaggtggtccaccagccttggccgcccaaagtgttgggattataggcgtgagccaccacgcccggcccatctGACTTTTCATCATATATTCTTAACTTTCATGTGAATATTTTATTGTCTCAGATTTCAACCCTTTGAGAGCAAGGCCCAGTCACCATACACTTGTGTATCTTTCAATGCTTAGTACACAGATGTTCACTACATAGTTGTGTGGCAGACTGATGTCAGGCCCATGTTGCACAAACTAAACCATAGCTTTGAGACTATGACAAAAACATGGGAACCAGCAGTTTTGATCTTCCACAAGAGGAAGTGAAGACTGAAGTTATAAAGAAAGTTAAAGCTTTGACTTTAGGAAAAGCCTGCTCTGTCTAATCTGGGAATTTGGCAGTGATACCGAGACAGGAAGAGCATTCTTCAAAAGTAATACTGGGATGTATTCCTCTTTGCTAGTCTGTTTGCACCCATGACTTACATCATGGAATATAATTATCTCAAGCAGTGGTCTTGTTAGCAATGACTGCTGCAAAGGACTGGGGTGGGGTCTGCCATTGGTAGCAATTTATGAAAACCACCCTAAGAAAGAAATCGTCTTTAGAGTGGTTGTCAGGGGAAGCCCATGTGGGAGCTCCTTAAAGGGCCACTCCAGTGGTCATCCTCTCCTCCCGCAATAACCACACACCTGTACTATGTGTAACTTTGGCAACAGGTTGCAGTCAGCCAGGGTGAGCTCGTTGCCATCCAAAAACTTCCTCTGAGAGACACCTTCATCTTCAGCACTGGTTTCATCCACTTCTTCTGGGAGGGGGGATGTTAAGTAATTGTCTAAAACCTTCAGGGCTTTCAGGAGTCCCTTCTCCAGATCTGTGCAAGAGAGGGAACTGATTAGAACTTCAGGAAAAGATTGACATAGTCCGAAAAGGCCCGTTGGGGGTGGATACTAATGGTGAgtccaaaataataatagctaacactcaTGTAGTTACTTTTCTATGTgttattctaagcactttacattttattttatgttagacggagtcttgctccgttgcccaggctggagtgcagtggcatgatcccggctcactgcaacctctgcctcctagattcaaatgattctcctgcctcagcctcctgagtagctgggattacaggtgcctgccaccacaactggctaatttttgtatttttttcagtagagaccagtcatgttggccaggctggtctccaactcctaacctcaggtggtgcgctagcctcggcctcccaaagtgaacaCTTTACATTTTACAAACTCATTTATatcgccgggtgcagtggctcactcctgtaatcccagcactttgggaggccgaggcaggtggatcacctgaggtcgggagttcaagaccagcctggccaacatggtgaaaccctgtctctactaaaaatacaaaaattagctgggcgtggtgatgcacgtctgtaatcccagctactcaggaggctgaggcaggagaattgcttgaacccggcaggcagaggttgcagtgagctgattgcaccactgcactccagcctgggcgacagaacgagactccatctcaaaaaaaaagaaaaaaaaaaatttatatcaaCCCATGAAATAGGTATTGTCATCCTAATTTTGTGGATCTGGAAATGGACTTACAGAGAGGTGAAATGATTGCTCAAAATTATACGGCTAGTTGGATTTGTACTCAGGTAGTCTGGATCTAGAGTGATGACTGTTCTTAAGCATGACCCTATTCTGCCAGAAAACAGGCCAGCAGCCAACTAACGTCCTCAGTGGGGCAGAAGAGGCTAGGGAACAAATGAGAAAAGCTTAAAAGTCTTGGCCAATGAAAATGCAGGGAAATATAGAGGTAAAGCAAAAATGGGAAGCTGGGGGAAATTTACGAACATCTGCTTCATCTCCCTGATATCTGAACGTCCAGGTGCCCCTAATGTCTCCTACCCGCTGGGTCCTCTCTATTCCTCCCAGGACCCAGGCCTCTGACCCACAAGACTCACTGTCATTGAGTGCTGGGTTTGAATTCTTGATGTAGGCAGAAAATTTGGCAAATATGTCCAGCCCAGCTGTGTTGGACTCAGGGTTCAGAGCTGCCAGCTTGGGGTACCTGAAAGCCAATGGGAAAAATGAGGTAAGATGTCTTCCTGGGAGGAACCTCAGCTagctctcctgccccagccccaccaccatctctgttttccatttctgcaaactGTCTGTTTCCCAGAATCTCCCTGCTCCACCTCTCCACTTTCTGAGTGCCCCTATACCTGGGAGGGCACAGCACTGCCTCCAGAAATTCCTCAATCTTGTTGGTGTCTGTGTGCACTTCAGTGCCATACAGCAGGAATGGGAGCTGCCCCCCTGGGCACAGCTTCTGCACTGTCTCGGTCCGCCTGGAGAAAGGATCAGGAATCAGGACTGGAAATGGGGGTCAGGAAGAACCAGAAAGGGGGAATGGAGGACGTGGGATAAGAAAGGGACTCCAGGGGGAGGGCAAAAATGTTCATGACAGAAGGACTCGGGTGGGTGTGTGTTTGCACACATGTGTACACCAGGGGTGTTTCAAGGAACATAAGCAGGCCTACCTTTTGGTGTCAACGGTGGTAACATTGAAGGTGACTCCCTTGAGCCACAGTACCATGAACAGTCTCTGGGAGAATGGGCAGTTCCCAATCTTGGCCCCATCACTGCCAGCCTGAAAAGTAACCCCAACCCAAGGTTATGCCTGATGCACCCCACCCATCCCTAGGCCAGTCCCTGCATTCCCACTCCCAGACCAGCTGTTTTCTGCCTAGTCATGACACATACACTGTCCCCTCACTATGGGCTCTTTGCCCTTGGGCCTGGGTCAAACCTAAGGCAGATCAATGGGAAACTGTTTTGCAAAGGCAGGCTTCTGGTTCCCCAGACACTGAGGACAGGTGGGAGGTAGGTAGAGGGAGGAGGTCCTGGAGAACTTGGGAGGATCTGAATCCTAGAGAGGGAAGGGTGTGGAACTTCAGTGAGGCCAGAGTTGTAGGCTAGAAGCCTGGATTTCTGGGTTCCTGAAGGGAGTAGAGTCTGAAGACAGGAGAGGTGGGTGGGGTTTGGGAGCCAGAGTTTTGGTTCTCTACACCTCCAATCCAAGGTGTCTTTGGGTGGGGAGTCTAGTCAAGGGGCCCTGGGCCTCGCGCTAGAGATGTGGAGGGCCCTACAGAGAGGGGCTGCCCTCTAATTAGCAAGTGGTGACCTCATTGGCCCAAGGGACACCTCCCCCTAAGCTGAGGGTGATTCATCTCTCTGTCTCCGGCTTCCTTCCTGTCAAGGATGTGGGGGAAGGGACAGTGAGGATGAGGCCTGGGCAGCTAAGGCTACCCCTAACCTGCTGCCAGGGTCTCCCAGCACAAGTCCTCTGACTGCAATAACCATCCTCTCACAGGACACAGGGCCGGAATCTCTGCGGCACAGCCTCACCCACGAGTAAAAATAGCCCCGGAGGCGAATGTGAGAGTGAGGTGGGGACCACACCTAAGGGGGCGGACCCAAGCAGGCTCCGACTTCCCTGGGCCCAGGGAGAGGGAATGGCTGCCCGAGAAACCCAagcagaagggagagggagacacaggcagagacacacaaagatGAGAGAAACAAAAggggggaaggggaaag is part of the Homo sapiens chromosome 6, GRCh38.p14 Primary Assembly genome and encodes:
- the CLIC1 gene encoding chloride intracellular channel protein 1, translated to MAEEQPQVELFVKAGSDGAKIGNCPFSQRLFMVLWLKGVTFNVTTVDTKRRTETVQKLCPGGQLPFLLYGTEVHTDTNKIEEFLEAVLCPPRYPKLAALNPESNTAGLDIFAKFSAYIKNSNPALNDNLEKGLLKALKVLDNYLTSPLPEEVDETSAEDEGVSQRKFLDGNELTLADCNLLPKLHIVQVVCKKYRGFTIPEAFRGVHRYLSNAYAREEFASTCPDDEEIELAYEQVAKALK